The proteins below come from a single Acidovorax sp. NCPPB 4044 genomic window:
- a CDS encoding DUF2628 domain-containing protein — MNDTAQDYSQYSPTWQFRFDFYDRYGEPKSSTFKTAMRSSALSFGQKVKLNMNFYAFFFGFIYFFILGMWRKALVLIGASFVIGFICSFLPDYALRSFGLAYSLLVGMTANYAYYLHKIKGSTSWNPLEGVRW; from the coding sequence ATGAATGACACAGCGCAGGACTATTCGCAGTACAGCCCCACATGGCAGTTCCGGTTCGATTTCTACGACCGCTATGGCGAGCCCAAGTCCTCCACCTTCAAAACCGCCATGCGCTCCAGCGCGCTGTCGTTCGGCCAGAAGGTAAAGCTCAACATGAACTTCTACGCCTTCTTCTTCGGCTTCATCTACTTCTTCATCCTCGGGATGTGGCGCAAGGCGCTGGTGCTGATCGGCGCATCGTTCGTGATCGGCTTCATCTGCTCATTCCTTCCGGATTACGCGCTGCGCTCATTCGGTCTGGCGTACTCCCTGCTGGTGGGCATGACCGCCAACTACGCCTACTACCTCCACAAGATCAAGGGCAGCACCAGCTGGAATCCGCTGGAAGGCGTGCGCTGGTAG
- a CDS encoding DUF3742 family protein produces the protein MATSQPNASLSRRAGRATARAWRWLLFRNKQFTERLIAAGAPAGLAKGVSACVLLLVVGVLLYAAFWFAAAVLILALGFGFAANAADALEEEDEPPQWRNGLLGFGLYDKDGVRIDPYDPNELE, from the coding sequence ATGGCAACTTCTCAGCCGAATGCATCATTGAGCCGTAGAGCAGGGCGTGCGACCGCGCGAGCGTGGCGTTGGCTGCTTTTTCGGAATAAGCAGTTCACGGAAAGGCTGATTGCTGCAGGGGCGCCTGCCGGTTTGGCAAAAGGCGTAAGTGCCTGCGTCCTGCTGCTGGTGGTCGGCGTTCTGCTCTACGCAGCGTTCTGGTTTGCCGCCGCGGTTCTGATTCTGGCTCTGGGCTTTGGGTTCGCTGCCAATGCGGCTGATGCGCTGGAGGAAGAGGACGAGCCGCCTCAATGGCGCAACGGCCTTCTAGGGTTCGGCCTTTACGACAAAGACGGCGTTCGGATCGATCCCTACGATCCGAACGAATTGGAGTAG
- the mobH gene encoding MobH family relaxase produces the protein MFRPFQLFQRAGRQAPAADTTTRSPETVAGRGSAPGWRTPLSASELLAPARRQQLIEHIWQRTSLSRTQFEALYLAPIRRYAELVQLFPASESHHHAHPGGMLDHGLEIVAYALKLRQSHLLPAGATPESQAAQAEVWTAGVAYAALLHDIGKIAVDIDVEQVDGSTWRAWHGVLRQPYRFRYRSGREYRLHGAAGGLLYARVLDAGILDWLSGFPDLWSPLLFVLAGQNEHAGVLGELVVQADQASVAQSLGGDPAKALAAPRHALQRKLLDGLRYLLREQLQINQPQASDGWLTEDALWLVSKTVSDKLRAHLLGQGMDGIPSSNTAVFDVLQDHGIALPTPDGKAIWRACVASESGWSNTFTFLRLSPALIWDAAERPAPFAGAVQVLQDAESAPPSPAVQPPDNDQSTMVAEGTEADATPTPSPQQDGVDALLSLLQPDWPAPPSAHRADTAPAEVPAPRSPPREAAQEETATATRPPSGAPSGQDFIAWLRQGLLQRRLILNDAKALVHTVADTAYLVSPGVFQRYAQEHPAVRALAKGEELAEWQWVQRQFERLRLHRKQDNGLNIWTCEVAGPRKTRRLHGYLLRDPLSVLSQPLANNPFLHLKDASASAQAPTDASRMDTPDAPEL, from the coding sequence ATGTTCCGGCCATTCCAGCTGTTCCAGCGCGCGGGCAGGCAGGCGCCCGCAGCCGACACGACGACCCGCTCCCCGGAAACGGTGGCGGGCCGTGGCTCCGCTCCGGGCTGGAGGACGCCGCTCTCGGCCTCCGAGTTGTTGGCGCCCGCGCGCCGGCAGCAGCTCATCGAGCACATCTGGCAGCGCACCTCGCTGTCGCGAACGCAGTTCGAGGCCCTGTACCTCGCCCCGATCCGGCGCTACGCCGAACTGGTGCAATTGTTTCCGGCGTCCGAGAGCCACCACCACGCACACCCCGGTGGCATGCTCGACCACGGCCTGGAGATCGTCGCCTACGCGCTCAAGCTGCGGCAGTCGCACCTCTTGCCGGCGGGTGCGACACCCGAATCGCAGGCCGCGCAGGCGGAGGTCTGGACCGCAGGCGTGGCCTATGCGGCGCTCCTGCACGACATCGGCAAGATCGCCGTCGATATCGACGTGGAGCAGGTGGACGGCAGCACCTGGCGCGCATGGCATGGGGTGCTGCGGCAACCCTATCGCTTCCGCTACCGCTCCGGACGCGAGTACCGGCTGCATGGCGCCGCAGGCGGCCTACTGTATGCGCGGGTGCTGGACGCGGGGATCCTGGATTGGCTGAGCGGCTTTCCCGATCTGTGGTCTCCGCTGCTCTTCGTGCTGGCGGGACAGAACGAACACGCGGGCGTGCTCGGTGAGCTGGTCGTCCAGGCGGACCAGGCCTCCGTGGCGCAATCGCTGGGCGGCGACCCCGCCAAGGCCCTGGCCGCGCCGCGCCACGCGCTGCAGCGAAAGCTGCTGGACGGCCTGCGCTACCTGCTGCGCGAACAGCTGCAGATCAACCAGCCCCAGGCTTCGGACGGATGGCTGACCGAGGATGCCCTGTGGCTCGTGAGCAAGACGGTCTCGGACAAACTCAGGGCGCACCTGCTCGGCCAAGGCATGGACGGCATTCCGTCCAGCAATACGGCGGTGTTCGACGTGCTGCAGGACCATGGCATCGCCCTGCCCACGCCGGACGGCAAGGCCATCTGGCGCGCCTGCGTGGCGAGCGAAAGCGGATGGTCGAACACCTTCACCTTCCTGCGCCTGTCGCCCGCGCTGATCTGGGATGCGGCAGAGCGTCCCGCACCGTTCGCGGGAGCCGTGCAGGTGCTGCAGGACGCGGAGTCGGCTCCGCCATCACCAGCCGTCCAGCCACCGGACAACGACCAGAGCACCATGGTGGCCGAGGGCACAGAGGCCGATGCCACGCCAACGCCGTCTCCGCAGCAGGATGGTGTCGATGCGTTGCTCTCATTGCTGCAGCCGGATTGGCCCGCTCCCCCCTCGGCACACCGTGCCGACACCGCTCCTGCGGAAGTACCTGCGCCGCGGAGCCCGCCACGCGAAGCCGCGCAAGAAGAAACTGCGACCGCGACGCGTCCGCCCTCCGGCGCTCCGTCCGGGCAGGACTTCATCGCGTGGCTCAGGCAGGGCCTGCTGCAGCGCCGCCTCATCCTCAACGACGCGAAGGCATTGGTGCATACGGTGGCCGATACCGCTTATCTCGTGAGCCCCGGCGTGTTCCAGCGCTACGCGCAGGAGCATCCGGCCGTCAGGGCGCTGGCGAAAGGCGAAGAACTTGCCGAGTGGCAATGGGTACAGCGGCAATTCGAGCGGCTGCGCCTGCACCGCAAGCAGGACAACGGACTGAACATCTGGACCTGCGAGGTGGCGGGCCCCCGAAAGACCCGCCGCCTCCATGGCTACCTGCTGCGCGATCCGCTCTCGGTGCTGTCGCAACCGCTGGCGAACAACCCGTTTCTCCATTTGAAGGACGCTTCGGCAAGCGCCCAGGCGCCAACGGATGCCAGCCGCATGGATACGCCCGACGCCCCCGAGCTCTGA
- a CDS encoding conjugal transfer protein TraG N-terminal domain-containing protein: MTLYTTDYIEYYLTLVGWIVQNGVWNILVASGAFALPFVAIVVQEWLRARGEGADEGNKGVLSAARIENRVWAAVVVILFAGIPFIDVDLQTIQFDASRSKQCKVDVATPQDTRWSQAFTTLNNQSARVPVWWFFMHAISKAVTGAAVAAIPCGTDLRQMRMDIDSTRIDDPVLAQEVADFTRDCYGPARAKFFMGRPELSQAQMDDVTWIGSSYFLGTGGFYDSYHSQTPRASWPYDTTRDAGLAQVQNGGGYPTCSQWWSDGERGLRSRLLAQVDPGLLARVGRWASFVSRQQADDAIIRAIAAPRQQTMNQGRAYADYGGQVDMTLPNIVTRGAADVGLAAGSVGFFPAMDVVRQALPMVLSFLKMAMVICVPMVLLFGTYDLKAVVTMSCVQFALFFVDFWFQLARWIDSTILDALYGWNSPHSNFNPLLGLNNAFGDMLLNFVMASMFLVLPAFWVSALAWAGVRAGAFVQGLTSSVGDAKAAGSKGGGIALKALK; the protein is encoded by the coding sequence ATGACGCTCTACACGACCGACTACATTGAGTACTACCTCACCCTCGTGGGCTGGATCGTCCAGAACGGCGTCTGGAACATCCTCGTCGCGAGCGGCGCGTTCGCCCTGCCCTTCGTCGCCATCGTCGTCCAGGAATGGCTGCGGGCTCGGGGAGAGGGAGCGGACGAAGGCAACAAGGGCGTGCTTTCGGCCGCCCGCATCGAGAACCGCGTGTGGGCCGCCGTCGTGGTGATCCTGTTCGCCGGCATCCCCTTCATCGATGTGGATCTCCAGACGATCCAGTTCGATGCGAGCCGCTCCAAGCAGTGCAAGGTCGATGTGGCGACACCGCAGGACACGCGGTGGTCGCAAGCCTTCACCACGCTCAACAACCAGAGTGCGCGGGTGCCGGTGTGGTGGTTCTTCATGCATGCCATCTCCAAGGCCGTGACCGGTGCGGCCGTCGCGGCCATCCCCTGCGGAACGGACCTGCGGCAGATGCGCATGGACATCGACAGCACGCGCATCGACGACCCGGTGCTGGCCCAGGAGGTGGCCGACTTCACCCGCGACTGTTACGGGCCCGCACGGGCGAAGTTCTTCATGGGACGGCCCGAACTCTCGCAGGCCCAGATGGACGATGTGACCTGGATCGGGTCCAGCTATTTTCTGGGCACGGGTGGCTTCTACGACAGCTACCACTCCCAGACACCCCGCGCGTCATGGCCTTACGACACGACCCGCGACGCAGGGCTGGCACAAGTACAGAACGGCGGCGGCTACCCTACCTGCAGCCAATGGTGGAGCGATGGCGAACGGGGTTTGCGCAGCCGGCTGCTGGCCCAGGTGGACCCAGGCCTGCTTGCCCGCGTGGGACGCTGGGCAAGCTTCGTTTCGCGGCAGCAGGCCGACGACGCGATCATTCGCGCCATCGCCGCGCCCCGCCAGCAGACGATGAATCAGGGACGGGCCTATGCCGACTATGGTGGTCAGGTGGACATGACCCTGCCCAATATCGTCACGCGAGGTGCAGCCGATGTGGGCCTCGCCGCTGGCTCCGTCGGGTTCTTTCCGGCCATGGACGTCGTCCGACAGGCCCTGCCGATGGTGCTGTCGTTCCTCAAGATGGCCATGGTGATCTGCGTGCCGATGGTGCTTTTGTTCGGCACCTACGACCTCAAGGCCGTGGTGACGATGAGTTGCGTGCAGTTCGCACTCTTCTTCGTGGACTTCTGGTTCCAACTGGCCCGCTGGATCGACAGCACAATCCTGGACGCGCTTTACGGGTGGAATTCACCGCACAGCAATTTCAATCCATTGCTAGGACTGAACAACGCGTTCGGCGACATGCTGCTCAACTTCGTGATGGCGAGCATGTTTCTTGTCCTGCCGGCATTCTGGGTCAGCGCGCTCGCGTGGGCAGGTGTACGCGCTGGAGCTTTCGTGCAAGGACTCACCAGCAGCGTAGGCGACGCCAAAGCGGCTGGCAGCAAGGGCGGCGGGATAGCATTGAAGGCTCTGAAGTAG
- a CDS encoding AbrB/MazE/SpoVT family DNA-binding domain-containing protein has translation MQVAKWGNSLAVRLPSSLVEALELREGDDIEIVVDDPRLFAVRKKPGPEAMLERLRAFRGKLPADFKFNRDEANGRG, from the coding sequence ATGCAAGTCGCGAAGTGGGGTAACAGCTTGGCGGTGCGTCTGCCGTCGAGTCTGGTGGAGGCGCTGGAACTGCGGGAAGGAGATGACATCGAGATCGTCGTCGACGACCCGCGCTTGTTCGCGGTACGCAAGAAGCCGGGACCAGAGGCCATGCTGGAGCGGCTCCGTGCCTTCCGCGGCAAGTTGCCAGCGGACTTCAAATTCAACCGGGACGAGGCCAATGGCCGCGGGTAA
- a CDS encoding FecR family protein — protein sequence MDSRQIEHAAAQWLARRESEAWDASGQAQLDAWLAQSTAHRVAFLRLEAAWREADRLRAIAAGLPKGGPPARGRFTGRTLAAAAHGESARARALPHAVQHQRRWKLSLAVALAGGIFIAGALFLDHAPPEQRQQAHAYQSMPGALRSLSLADGSRSTLGSDTRISVELDRHERHIALQRGEAFFEVAKDASRPFVVQVGARRVVAVGTQFSVRRDGDELRVVVTEGTVRLDADPKGGKPQPPVLVAAGGIAVAGPHGVLVRSSTIAQAEQQVDWRSGYLSFTDAPLRDAVAEFNRFNTRPLVLADAQLGELRIGGRFSWRNAEGFARLLEHSYPIRAESRAGQVILHAR from the coding sequence ATGGACAGCAGGCAGATTGAGCACGCCGCCGCGCAGTGGCTGGCGCGGCGCGAGAGCGAGGCGTGGGATGCGAGCGGCCAGGCGCAACTCGACGCCTGGCTGGCGCAGTCCACGGCGCACCGCGTCGCCTTCCTGCGCCTGGAGGCGGCCTGGCGGGAAGCCGACCGCCTGAGAGCGATCGCCGCCGGCCTCCCGAAGGGCGGGCCGCCCGCACGCGGGCGCTTCACCGGCCGCACCCTTGCCGCCGCAGCCCATGGCGAGTCGGCGCGCGCTCGGGCCCTCCCCCATGCCGTCCAGCACCAACGCCGCTGGAAGCTTTCGCTCGCCGTCGCGCTGGCCGGTGGCATCTTCATTGCCGGCGCGCTGTTCCTGGACCACGCCCCACCCGAACAACGGCAGCAGGCGCATGCCTACCAGAGCATGCCCGGTGCGCTGCGATCGCTGTCGCTGGCCGATGGCTCGCGCTCCACGCTGGGCAGCGACACCCGCATCAGCGTCGAGCTGGATCGCCATGAGCGTCACATCGCGCTACAGCGGGGCGAGGCGTTCTTCGAGGTCGCCAAGGACGCAAGCCGCCCATTCGTCGTGCAGGTTGGCGCGCGCCGCGTCGTGGCCGTGGGCACGCAGTTTTCCGTACGCCGCGATGGCGACGAGCTGCGGGTGGTCGTCACCGAGGGCACGGTGCGCCTGGATGCCGACCCGAAGGGTGGCAAGCCCCAGCCTCCGGTGCTCGTCGCCGCGGGCGGTATCGCCGTGGCCGGACCCCACGGCGTCCTGGTGCGCAGCAGCACCATCGCGCAAGCGGAGCAGCAGGTGGACTGGCGATCGGGCTACCTCAGCTTCACCGACGCACCGCTGCGCGATGCGGTGGCCGAGTTCAACCGGTTCAACACGCGGCCCCTGGTGCTGGCCGATGCACAGCTGGGAGAGCTGCGCATCGGCGGGCGTTTCAGCTGGCGCAATGCCGAAGGATTCGCGCGCCTGCTGGAGCACAGCTATCCGATCCGCGCCGAATCCCGCGCCGGACAGGTCATCCTGCACGCCCGCTGA
- a CDS encoding RNA polymerase sigma factor: MSSAVDEWFVQHILIHETALVAYLRRCWPNPDDVHDLRQEVYARVYESASRQLPDIPRAFLFATANHLVTDRIRRSRVVSIEAVGDPDALLVLVEECTPERWMGGRQLLARLTHAFDRLPDRCREVVWLRRVQELSQKEVAVHLGISEKTVEKHMAKGIRLLADYFHGSAAPPLAAPATALKSTRDGQQAD, translated from the coding sequence ATGTCCAGCGCCGTCGACGAATGGTTTGTCCAGCACATCCTCATCCACGAGACCGCCCTGGTCGCCTATCTGAGGCGATGCTGGCCCAACCCCGATGACGTTCACGATCTGCGCCAGGAGGTCTATGCGCGCGTCTACGAGTCGGCCAGCCGCCAGCTTCCAGACATCCCTCGGGCATTCCTCTTTGCCACGGCCAATCACCTGGTCACCGATCGCATCCGGCGCAGCCGGGTGGTCTCCATCGAAGCAGTGGGTGATCCGGACGCCCTGCTCGTCTTAGTGGAGGAGTGCACCCCGGAACGCTGGATGGGAGGACGCCAGTTGCTCGCCCGCCTGACCCATGCCTTCGATCGGTTGCCGGACCGCTGCCGCGAAGTGGTGTGGCTGCGCCGTGTGCAGGAACTGTCGCAGAAGGAGGTCGCCGTGCATCTGGGTATCAGCGAAAAAACCGTAGAGAAACACATGGCCAAGGGCATTCGCCTGCTGGCCGATTATTTCCACGGCTCGGCGGCGCCTCCGCTTGCGGCGCCTGCCACGGCACTCAAGTCGACGCGCGATGGACAGCAGGCAGATTGA
- a CDS encoding DUF4917 family protein, whose translation MRHNPSKQGRTSNQREKPEVPHPIAQWMQIAPHYHRGTILLGNGASMAVSPSFGYGSLLEHAQREGLITEDVDRLFRFFGTPDFELILRLVWQASNVNKSLRIPDDRTHQAYVRVRDCLIQAVRDVHPQYEAVNGLLPSMYQFLKGFDTVISLNYDLLVYWTMTYGLNVQDGHRFKDCFLGNGTHGAFDDAWQKFRELYWEQTNTLVFYPHGNLALCRNRVEQELKIHSAGAGLLEAILDAWRSERFVPLFVSEGTMQQKVSSIQNSYYLATVYREVLTSPRSTLTLFGWGIWEHDRHLLKRMHGTGIQRVAVSVFRGSQVYCNYAYQVIQDDLGPVPVDFFDCESQGCWTRATPPPGLGMTFDRWGAGQFGMLPN comes from the coding sequence ATGCGCCACAATCCCTCCAAACAGGGCCGTACGAGCAACCAAAGGGAGAAACCCGAAGTGCCACATCCCATCGCGCAATGGATGCAGATCGCACCCCACTACCACCGAGGCACGATCCTGCTGGGCAACGGTGCCAGCATGGCCGTGTCTCCCAGCTTCGGCTACGGCTCACTGCTTGAGCATGCCCAGCGAGAAGGTCTGATCACAGAGGATGTGGATCGCTTGTTCCGTTTTTTTGGGACACCGGACTTCGAGCTGATCCTTCGCTTGGTCTGGCAGGCATCCAACGTCAATAAGTCGCTACGAATCCCCGACGATCGCACGCACCAGGCCTATGTGCGTGTCAGAGACTGCTTGATACAGGCCGTTCGCGATGTACATCCCCAGTACGAAGCGGTGAACGGCCTGCTGCCCAGCATGTACCAGTTCCTGAAAGGGTTCGATACGGTCATTTCGTTGAACTACGACTTGTTGGTCTACTGGACGATGACCTATGGACTGAACGTGCAAGACGGTCATCGCTTCAAGGATTGCTTCCTCGGAAACGGAACGCACGGTGCGTTCGATGATGCTTGGCAGAAATTCCGAGAGCTCTATTGGGAGCAGACCAACACCTTGGTTTTCTATCCGCACGGAAATCTGGCGCTTTGCCGCAATAGGGTCGAGCAGGAGTTGAAGATCCACAGCGCCGGCGCAGGCTTGCTGGAGGCCATTCTCGATGCTTGGCGCAGCGAACGTTTCGTTCCGCTGTTCGTCAGCGAGGGAACGATGCAGCAGAAAGTGTCGTCGATCCAGAACAGCTACTACCTCGCTACCGTGTACCGGGAGGTGCTGACATCGCCCCGATCCACGCTGACGCTGTTCGGGTGGGGGATTTGGGAGCATGACCGGCATCTGCTGAAGCGAATGCATGGGACCGGAATTCAGCGCGTGGCCGTGTCTGTCTTTCGCGGCAGCCAGGTCTATTGCAACTACGCATACCAGGTCATTCAGGATGATCTCGGCCCTGTTCCGGTCGATTTCTTCGATTGTGAAAGTCAGGGATGCTGGACGCGCGCAACGCCCCCTCCAGGCCTTGGCATGACTTTCGACAGGTGGGGGGCTGGTCAATTCGGGATGTTGCCCAACTAG
- a CDS encoding TonB-dependent receptor — protein MPLRACPRWFGLICGALALQAVAATATIDIPPGPLGTALDALSRQAGLQLLYQPQQIQGLSSRGAHGASNADQALEQLLQGTGLVAHRDVSGAVLLQPAPPKAPARAQPPQVANSLPPAPIALQPVQVTGSRIARAQVEGSAPLAVISSEQIRAGAFATVPDVLRAMTQNIGQTQSEQSFGSADYSPGSQQVNLRGLGPNHTLVLVNGRRIADFPMPFQGRSNFADVSNLPLALVERIEILTGSGSAVYGSDAIAGVVNILLKQRADGTTVDARVGRTDRGDAQSSELAVSSGYSHGAFDGVFGLQAVSQQPLWAYERSRQDSTRDAPAERAAAPRRTFLRTDASGTYLDPGEAACAPLAQLNGGSTGYSARAGQGALDPATGLRGPGHYCGSSTSIGYGTVLNRRRGANAHASMRYAFGESLQWFADVQLGVHAVALLRDVPGWSYMAADGNEQGEFYNRATGQVEYWSRQFTPEEMGGLGRNLIETRQKTLGITTGFKGAFGEAWSYETTLSHAQYRARISWPRIVAARANALFLGQPAGTDPDSGYTVFDADPARLYTPLRRAEYDAIATRTDYAPRSRTDTLSATLTNAQWWSLPGGQAALSMTAEVGGQSYDLRPDPLATQYYYYSWRDADGSGERDRWAIASEMRLPVAERVNLGMAARFDQYRYAGRRAGRFTWNAGWEWRPRDSLLLRGSYGPGFRAPDLHYLFAGEGNDEATGVDYYRCATQDGQASIAACRFNDEAVVRRRRGNRALQPETSTAWTAGVVWSPLQGLDLSADYYAIDMRDQVQDLRVDRVLRDEADCRLGQRDAASSACREAMGRVERRADGTLSAVSVAPINIARETTSGVDAALHYEAQTRWGAFDLLINYTWVHRHRIQRDEDAALESAFAVNSGYDAPRTKANATLRWSRNAWSASLQGQRLGRLPSADSYLEIHAPDSGTHPWIAATYRFNGTLQYRVTDRAQLSLAVTNLFDAMPPVDRSATIYPYYDASWFDTTGRRFALQYTQKFGGLPGH, from the coding sequence ATGCCGCTGCGTGCGTGCCCGCGATGGTTTGGCTTGATCTGCGGTGCGCTCGCCCTGCAGGCCGTCGCGGCGACCGCCACCATCGACATCCCGCCCGGCCCGCTGGGCACGGCGCTCGACGCCCTTTCGCGGCAAGCAGGGCTGCAGTTGCTCTACCAGCCGCAGCAGATCCAGGGCCTCTCCAGCCGCGGTGCCCACGGGGCATCGAATGCCGATCAGGCGCTGGAGCAGTTGCTGCAGGGCACCGGCCTGGTGGCGCACCGCGATGTTTCCGGCGCGGTCCTGCTTCAGCCGGCACCCCCGAAGGCACCCGCTCGCGCGCAGCCACCGCAAGTGGCGAACAGCCTTCCGCCGGCACCCATCGCGCTGCAACCCGTCCAGGTCACCGGCTCGCGCATCGCACGCGCTCAGGTGGAGGGATCGGCGCCCCTGGCGGTCATCAGCTCCGAGCAGATCCGGGCCGGCGCTTTCGCCACCGTGCCGGACGTGCTGCGCGCCATGACGCAGAACATCGGCCAGACGCAGAGCGAGCAGTCGTTCGGCAGCGCGGATTACAGCCCAGGATCGCAACAGGTGAATCTGCGGGGGCTGGGGCCGAACCACACGCTGGTGCTGGTCAACGGCCGACGCATCGCCGACTTCCCGATGCCCTTCCAGGGCCGCAGCAACTTCGCCGATGTCTCCAATTTGCCGCTGGCCCTGGTCGAACGCATCGAGATCCTGACCGGCAGTGGATCGGCGGTCTACGGCTCCGATGCCATCGCCGGCGTCGTCAACATCCTCCTCAAGCAGCGGGCCGACGGCACCACGGTGGACGCGCGCGTGGGACGGACGGACCGGGGCGATGCGCAGTCGTCGGAGCTGGCGGTCTCCAGCGGCTATTCGCACGGCGCCTTCGATGGCGTGTTCGGCCTGCAGGCCGTCTCCCAACAACCGCTCTGGGCCTACGAGCGCAGCCGCCAGGATTCCACCCGCGACGCACCGGCCGAACGCGCCGCGGCGCCGCGCCGCACCTTCCTGCGCACCGACGCCAGCGGCACCTATCTGGATCCAGGCGAGGCGGCCTGCGCGCCGCTCGCGCAGCTCAATGGCGGCAGCACTGGATACAGCGCGCGCGCCGGGCAAGGCGCGCTCGATCCGGCGACCGGCCTGCGCGGCCCCGGCCACTACTGCGGCAGCTCCACGTCGATCGGCTACGGCACCGTGCTCAATCGCCGCCGGGGCGCCAACGCCCATGCCTCGATGCGCTATGCGTTCGGCGAGTCCCTGCAATGGTTCGCTGACGTGCAACTGGGCGTGCATGCGGTTGCGCTGCTTCGCGATGTTCCCGGTTGGTCCTACATGGCGGCGGACGGCAACGAACAAGGCGAGTTCTACAACCGCGCGACCGGCCAGGTCGAGTACTGGAGCCGGCAGTTCACCCCCGAGGAAATGGGCGGACTGGGACGCAACCTGATCGAGACGCGGCAGAAGACCCTGGGAATCACGACCGGCTTCAAAGGCGCGTTCGGCGAGGCATGGTCTTACGAAACGACCCTGAGCCATGCCCAGTACCGTGCCCGCATCAGTTGGCCGCGCATCGTGGCCGCGCGCGCGAATGCGTTGTTCCTCGGCCAGCCGGCCGGCACGGATCCGGACTCGGGCTATACCGTGTTCGATGCCGATCCCGCACGCCTATATACGCCCTTGCGCCGCGCCGAGTACGACGCCATCGCCACCCGCACGGACTACGCGCCGCGCTCGCGCACCGACACCCTGTCGGCCACGCTGACCAATGCGCAGTGGTGGAGCCTGCCAGGCGGGCAGGCGGCCCTGTCGATGACAGCCGAAGTCGGCGGACAGTCCTACGATCTGCGCCCCGACCCGCTGGCGACGCAGTATTACTACTACAGCTGGCGCGATGCCGACGGCAGCGGGGAACGCGATCGATGGGCGATCGCCAGCGAGATGCGCCTGCCCGTGGCCGAACGGGTGAACCTCGGCATGGCCGCGCGCTTCGACCAGTACCGCTACGCCGGGCGGCGCGCCGGACGCTTCACCTGGAACGCGGGATGGGAATGGCGGCCGCGCGACAGCCTGCTGTTGCGGGGATCCTACGGTCCGGGCTTCCGCGCCCCGGACCTGCATTACCTCTTTGCCGGCGAAGGCAACGACGAAGCGACGGGCGTGGACTACTACCGCTGCGCCACGCAGGACGGCCAGGCGAGTATCGCGGCATGCCGCTTCAACGACGAGGCGGTTGTGCGCCGCCGTCGCGGCAACCGGGCTCTCCAGCCGGAAACGAGCACCGCCTGGACCGCTGGTGTGGTGTGGTCCCCGCTGCAGGGCCTGGACCTGTCGGCGGACTATTACGCGATCGACATGCGCGACCAGGTGCAGGACCTGCGCGTGGACCGCGTCCTGCGCGACGAGGCGGACTGTCGGCTGGGACAGCGCGACGCGGCTTCCAGCGCCTGCCGAGAGGCGATGGGCCGCGTCGAACGCAGGGCGGACGGCACGCTGTCCGCCGTCTCGGTGGCGCCGATCAACATCGCGCGCGAGACCACCAGCGGCGTGGACGCCGCCCTCCATTACGAGGCACAGACACGCTGGGGCGCGTTCGACCTCCTCATCAACTACACCTGGGTGCATCGCCATCGCATCCAGCGCGACGAGGATGCAGCACTCGAAAGCGCGTTCGCGGTCAACAGCGGCTACGACGCGCCCCGCACGAAAGCCAACGCCACACTCCGCTGGTCGCGCAATGCCTGGTCGGCCAGCCTCCAGGGCCAGCGCCTGGGCCGCCTGCCCAGCGCGGACTCCTACCTGGAAATCCATGCGCCGGACAGCGGGACCCATCCGTGGATCGCGGCGACCTACCGCTTCAACGGCACGCTGCAGTATCGCGTGACCGACCGCGCGCAGCTGTCGCTGGCGGTGACGAATCTCTTCGACGCCATGCCGCCCGTGGACCGCAGCGCGACGATCTATCCGTACTACGACGCATCGTGGTTCGACACGACCGGGCGGCGGTTCGCCCTGCAGTACACGCAGAAGTTCGGTGGCTTGCCTGGGCACTAG
- a CDS encoding PIN domain-containing protein — protein sequence MAAGKGKVFLDSNVVLYLLSEDAAKADGAEALLQRRPVISVQVLNEVTHVCVRKLRMGWDEVGQFLALVRSFCKIVPLTVDVHDRARQLAQRHQLSFYDACIVAAATIEGCQTLYSEDMHHGLIIEESLSIRNPFNV from the coding sequence ATGGCCGCGGGTAAGGGCAAAGTGTTCCTCGACAGCAACGTGGTGCTTTACCTGCTGTCGGAGGATGCGGCGAAGGCGGACGGCGCGGAGGCCTTGCTGCAGCGCAGACCCGTCATCAGCGTCCAGGTGCTCAATGAAGTGACCCACGTCTGCGTGCGCAAGCTCAGAATGGGATGGGATGAGGTTGGACAGTTCCTTGCACTGGTGCGGTCGTTCTGCAAGATTGTCCCCTTGACGGTCGATGTGCATGACCGCGCTCGCCAGTTGGCGCAGCGGCACCAGCTTTCGTTCTACGACGCCTGCATCGTGGCGGCGGCAACCATCGAGGGATGCCAGACCCTCTACTCCGAAGACATGCACCACGGCCTCATCATCGAGGAAAGCCTGTCGATCCGGAACCCGTTCAACGTCTGA